In Chanos chanos chromosome 14, fChaCha1.1, whole genome shotgun sequence, the sequence ACCAGTAGAAACATCTCCTCAACTGGACAGTTGTTTCATGGAAAACTTCTCTGAAGGGAAACTGGAAAAATTTAATATAATATATGATCCTGTCTGGTGTTGACAGAATGGTTACAGAATGTGAGGTATGTATACAGCATAAGAatactgatacagagagagaataagatagaagggatgaagagagaggattGTCGAGAAAATAACCGCTTGTTCTTCTGTGGATGAAATCAAGGGTCacatttttggattttggagACCTCACTGACAACTTCAGGTATAttacagagaaagtgtgtttccTTGGCATCTCAGACAAGTTTAATTTATAGAGTAAACAGCTAATAAACTTAATGAAGTAATTTAAGGGTGTGCAATAAATGAAGGTGCTATTGCTCCAAATGAGTCAGACCCACAGATGCTGTGTAAGCTCCCCTTGccttttgctctgtctgtcagatttaAGAAAAAGTGAACTAAGAATTTTAACTTTCCTCTTATCCAAAGTTTTCAGAAAGTGCATCTGCAGAGCTCTTGCCATCAGAGGCTGAGGGAGTTCCGTGTTACACTGAAACCCGCGACCAGACatgaaatatttccaaaacatGCTAACGCCGATTACGCGAgttccaaaaataaacaaacacatacatctAATTTAAAGAAAAGCCTATTTtattttacctctctctgtATTCATTACCTAGATTCATGTTTAATACTGAGAGGAGTGCATTGGGAGCCTTTAATCACCTTTTTACAGAGTCTGGCAAACGTTGCCCAATCTACCAGAGTAGCTTTTCACTGCCCTGAAAAAGTCAATACTGTCTTTTTGGAGTCTGAATTCAGAGGATTGGTTATGTTCAAAACATGATTTGACCCCAGAGTCCAGCACTGCTTCCCTGACCGCAGTGAGAACATACTAAACTATAAGAGACATGAACTGTGGTCagattttagttttagtttcagTGTTGTGTAAGGGAGTCTGATGGTACCTTGCTGAACAATTGCCCCCCCCAACAAAACTCtccaaaaaacaagaaacaaattaAGCATATATTGCCTCAGGTATCAGGTTTAAGGTTGTGGGAATGTTCCTATACAGTTTGGGGTGTTATGGGTGAAAGATATTGTCCATCTGGATTTTAGTGGAACACTGTAATGTAAGTAGAATGTTCTAAGGatgttagagagagaacatttccaTAGACAGCTCCACTGAAACATTATGCAATGTGTATTATAATATTTAGCATGAACTTTAAGACAGACTTCCCAATGTCTTAAAAACTTTCCCTGTTAGCTGAGACACTGCTTTGCGCATCCCAAATTTCTCAGGTGTTCATTTTAATACAGATTACCCACAGGGATGCCAGAATCACGATGATGTTACATTAGCTAAGAGAGATTCAGCACTGCTCTCATTCGTAggattgaataaataaataaccttaGCCTAGCCTAGTTAGCTCTTATGTTAATGAGACCCTATTGATCACAGTCAGCGGTAAAAATCGACAGGCAGATAATGTGTGAGTGGGAGCTTCCTCTAGAGCAGTAAATCACCAGCAGAGTGAGTAAGGGCTTTGCCTTATTAGGATAAGATGATTCCGGGCCAAGGCAAACCCTATACGGCCATGCACTGTGACCGTAGCTGAACAAGACCTCTTCTGTCTGCTTACgttcatatgtatatatatatatatgacccGTTTTACCGCAGCTATTAGTGTATATTTGAAAACTGTAAGCCTGGGACAGAAACACATGATTCCGTGATTGATGTCCGCCAAATGCTTTGGCCAATCACTGGGCACAATGAAGAAAAATGCACAAAGATGGATGCACTGCGGGTTTATCAGACTACACACAGAAATTGAAaaatttttaatgtttgtttttttttaataatcttccattacctatatatatatatatatatatgtgtgtgtgtgtgtgtaatatttgctatatatgtgtgtgtgtatatatacacgcTTTTTTCCAAACTTGAAGGTCCTTAttaatcatacaaaaaaaaaacgtccttGGTTGTTCTACATCAAAACCCTACACACATCTCTGaaatcagtgtcagtgtgaattATTGATTTAAGTGCCCAGATAACAACATCCTTAATGGGGATTGGTTTGGAAATGAGCTATTCAATTAAGGAGATgtgtggggattttttttttctttttcatcctctctaCCCTCTTGTATTCTTTTTTGTCAGCACAAACAGCTGCGGAAGAAGAGGCCTTTTAACGACTTCCAGGGCCGCGCTCACCCAAGGTCTGTGATTTGAACAGCGCAAGTATTTATGTCCAAAGGTGTTTTTAATGTCCGCTGTCTACGATGAGACGGACGGGGCGGTTATTGCGGCTGTAAGAGGCGGTGGATTAAATGCAGTTTGATCCGCCAGAGAAAGCATTAAGGCGTCTTCATTATCTCATTATTTACAAGTAGACAATGACCGATGTGAAAAGCGGGTAATTTACAGCCAGTCGGATTTAACCCTTTCCTGTTTCCCTAATTCCGCAGAACTTGTATGCAACTGTTACACATTTACGCGCATTTTGTTTCGTCTCAACGTTGTAGCTTATGTGCGCTTCTTTCCCTCAGCATCTGAGACATGAAAACAGGCCACCCCTAACATGTACAAAAGGAACGTATTTGATATCTATTTATTCAAAGAGAACCCCTCCCAGATTTCACGTTTGCCCGtgggaaaaaaccccaaaacaaaacaaaaaacaatggcTGACCGCATCTTAAGAATGCGTCTGCATTCAGTCAAATCCTGTCGCTTACCCACACATCTCCGATGAACAGGTGCAGTCTCACAATGTCCAAATGTCAGTGTCAGTAATGGATTGTATATTGGGAATGATCGAGAACGGGGACTGTAAACAGCAGGCGATCCGCAAACTGCTCAGTTATGGATTACATGAGCGGGCGCAATAAGAGCAGCTGCGGAAGGCCCCCCTCTCTCATCACTGGGACAGTGACACAAAATAGGATGAAATACAGcgtgtgactttttttctctctcataagCAGCTAGATACAGTGTTCAACACTTTAGGTTGATAGACAGTGAACTACGAAGTCGGAATGTCCCACAGACAGCGTTTCCACTTACAGCTGTCTAGTCAAAGTCCGCAGCTTCTCCGGTGTAACCTATATTCTGCCCCATGGGATGCCtataaaacagaggaaatgctGGTGACCAAAAGGAGCTCCAAAAACACATAATCTATGGCAGGCTTTGCAGCTCCTAATATTGTCGCTCATTCTGAAGATATAgttatagatagacagacagacagacagacagatagacagatagacagatagatagatagatagacagatatctTTGCATTTCCTCTGTATTAACTTGTTTTCCTTAATATTTGGGATAAATTAGAAAACCTGTGCAGAGAAAAGGtttaaaaaggaacagaaaaaacatgTGGGACTGTATGCTTTTGTAAGATACCTATGCATGCATAACTAATGAGATAAATATGGCGCAATAGTCCACATGGATTGTAAACTAACAATCCTCTGTCTGATGGGACACTGTCTTCTGAGTCCTATGGGAACACTATGTTGTAAACATCAGCACAGCATAACAGTGCCCTCCAGCGTTGAGAACTGTTACTTTGCGGTAGGTAACGACAGATTGAGTAGTGACAGACCAATTCCATCACTGTTATATTACCACAGAAACCGACTTGTGTCTGAGGATGATGTTTTACGGCTGTGTAATTAATCAGCAGCATTTTTCAGAGGAGTATGGTTAAATTTAACACATAATGTACCCTCAAAACCATTGCAACCTGCGAGAAGAAATCATTGTGGGAACGGAAGGGAGTGTAACCCGAGCTAGTGTCAACGGTCTCTCGGTCTCTGGGGTAATTTGGCGTGACAAGCCTAAGAGAGAGCAGATTTTTCATGGTTACAGCGCTAAAGAGCTCGTCAAAACTTGCGCCACACTTAACTCAGACACGCTCGATCGAGGGCGACCTGCCACTGTATACGGTTACGGAGATTGGACTGAGTAGAGAAATCCAATAGCAGTACTAATACCCATGAGCCAGACGACAAGTTTTAAAGATCTTCTAAGGAATTAAGAAGGAACTGAAGGTCAAAAAGATTTTGCAAACGTAGACTAATAAAAAATGAAGCGTTTCAGCTTATGTACAAAAATGAATTGCACGGGATAAATGAAGGATAGTTGTGCGCTATTCATTACTCCAGTGTCTCGATTCCTCTCGTATTAACTTTTACCAATATAATTTATAAAGGGTGGTAATAAGAGTCTTCATATCCAATTGCCAGTGTACGTTCGTTTTGATAAAAACATTTGCTAATATCATTCCTCTCACATAGCCCAAAAAATGCGGTGAACAGGTTActtgatagaaaaaaagaatataattGTTGATTGACAACTAAACTGAAAGTTGTTTGCAAATGTAGGATCAGCTCATTAATGCATGCATGGATTCAAACTCAGCAGAAATAACcacatttgaaatgaacagaaagaaagaaagaaacccgataaataaataaatgaccaacCACCAACAAACCCTAGAGGAAAAACATTGAGGACATGGAGATCGCACGTGACATTCCGCGCAGTTCTGCTTTGTGAAGATTGAACATAGATCCCATAGTTTGAGTAGCGTACAGTCTGGCTGTTTTAAATATCTGTGAATACGAAAAGCTATTCAGATATTTCTGAATAGGCTATGTTTGTAAAAAGCAGCctccaaaaaacccaaacttgAAATGGTTTCAGTGAACTGacatctgtgttttgtcatttcagttcagttctaaTTCTGTATCGTCAAGATGTCAGTTCCTTGcgatttaaaaggaaaaaaataaccaGGAATTTTCAATTCAATACAGAATTTAAAACAACCTGAATCTTTCGAAACCCTGTCTTCTTACCGGGGCTTTTTTACCCATATGAAAGTTTGGGGGCCTTCCTTGCTGTAGATGGTATGTAATTGGTTAAGAACTTGATTGGCAGTAAGTACAGCAAATCATTGCTGTACGTGAAATCAAAAATCCCAATAGGAAATAGGGGAGGTTCTATTTTGAAGTAGGAGGAGTAAGATGGCCGCTATAATGAATAGGTCGGGTTGGAGTAGTAGTTCGGTAGTTCGGCAGTTTTTATTTCCGTcaataaattatattaaaaaacagCTTATTTTGGCTGTATTAGTTCTCTTGACACATCTGTGTCTGGGAAATAATGATTACGAATTGGACGAATTTCTCAAGCGGGAGTTTTCGCTGACCAAGCCCTACCAAGGTGGGTAACTAGCTCTGTTTCGCTAGCAAAGTTTTAATGGTCCCAAGCTAAGACTGACACCTGTTTGGGTAAACAAAGTTCCGTTACTAAATCAAATTTAGAAATAAACTGATGAATTTGCCGTGGATTTGCAATGAACTTACGTTTCAGAGAGTAGAGACCACATCATTTCCGATGAAATAATATTAGTACAGCTTTGCTAGCATACTGTCACTATTAAGAAAGAGTGATACTCCGTTGCGCAATTGTGGCGGAGCGGAAGCGAAGggtaatttttaaaaagaatgaagattaataaaaaattaaacagagcACGAAAAGCATTAAGTATACCTAGAAATCGGCAGTGAATGGTGTCCCCCGGTGTGATATTTCGTGAACAcagtaatttctctctctctggggtttTAGGAGTGGGGTCTTCCAGTTTCTCTCATTGGGATTTAATGGGCACTGCCATGATAACTCCAGAATGCGTGCGCCTGACTCCTGACATGCAGAGCAGACAGGGAGCAGTTTGGAGCCGCCTCGTGAGTCCAACAGAACCTCTAAACCATCACAACGATGACTACGGTCAAACACACACGTTACGATTTATACACTTGCCATTTCTAGAACAACTACCCTGTCGCTATGACAGCaaaactgacacattttcaGCACTGACAGAACTTCAGGGAAAACCAGTTTTCTTCTCGAGAATCCACTCTGCTTTTGGACTCGTTCCATATTCAGTCTAACACACCCGACTAATCTCATCACAGTTTAAGTAGCGTGTGAATACTTGAACAAGGGAGATCAGGACTGGTAAGAAATCCTAGAGGGAGAGCAGATCCCTGggagtgttacacacacacacaccctaccaTTGCAGCACCACACTCTGCACTGACTGTACTGACTGGATTTATTGTTGCAGTGTTGACCAGTGTGCACTTTATCTGTCTAGCCCTGTTACCTACGAGACTGGGAGCTGAGAGTCCAGTTTAAGATCCACGGCCAGGGCAAGAAGAACCTGAATGGAGATGGAATGGCCATATGGCTGACCAAGGAACGCATGCAACACGgtaccataacacacacacacacacacacacacacacacgtgcatgtatgttgtgtgttcCACCTCATTCTATACACATGTAGAAGTACATACAGGTTGATCATTGATTAGATTAACTGGTGGGGTTTGAAGCAGTTTACCAGTGAGAAATGATTTACTTTATTACGTGACTGTGTTCCTTCAAGCTCTCACAGGAATGAAGAGCCAGTGGATACAATGGGATGCTATGTAGCAGCTGCTGTCATATTagtgtaattgtgtttgtgttcattttgaaaGGGAGGTCTGTGATtgtttgtactgtttgtgtgactCTTGACAGGCCCAGTGTTTGGGAACATGAATCACTTCACTGGATTGGCTGTTTTTGTTGACACTTATCCCAACGAGGACAAACAACATGAGGTAGCTCATTCATAttcttatcacacacacacacacacaaacacacacacacccctcttctGTAACTACACATAACTGGCCTGACCATCCTCCCTTTCCCCACATATGAAAAACTTGATTATATTGTTGTTCATGCTGGTCAGGATGTGTATGTGAATTGATGTTGTGCTCCTGTGTGTTGAATGCACCGTACGGAGCCAGGCACAGAAGAAGTACTCCAGTGGAGGGCAGGTAGCCTCCTGTTTCTGTCAGTTACATGCAGTacatccacaccacactgtcCTCAGAGTCCTGATTGAAAGCATTAGCGCTGTTGTAGGCAGTGGTCTGTCAGTTCTGATAGACGTGGTGATTTTAACTGGTGTAATGTCGTGACACGTGTTGCTCATAGCAGCTTCTGAGATTTTACTTTAGTTTagattttgttcttgttgttgttgttgttgttgtttttcttggggggttttttcttctcccatttggttctttgtgtttttaccATGTTTTCATCCCACTTCATTTTTTCACGTCAGCCTTTTACAATTTATTCTCCACcactttcccccccccccctttctctttctctctctcgcttttgcTTTCTTACCCTGgattaatgtctctgtgtgtgttggacacCTCTTTTTCGTGctctggtgctctctctctctctctctctctctctctctctctctctctctctctctctctctctctctctagcggGTTTTTCCGTACATCTCAGCGATGGTGGGGAACGGTTCTCTGGCGTACGATCACGACCGTGACGGCCGGCCTACGGAACTCGGAGGCTGTAACGCACTCGTGCGCAACTCCAACCACGACACATTCCTGCTGATCCGCTACATGCACAACACACTGACGGtgagagacactcacacacactcacacacacactcacacacacacacactcacacattcacatgaaggtgaaaatacacatgcacagccCATATCAAAAATGCAGACTTCATTGTGAGAATGAGAGTCACATGTGCtcgtacactcacacagacacgtcTGTGACTTCTCAGTATATTTCTTAcctcttttaaaatattttatgtaatattcatAGTATCACTGTACTTTGTACAGCTTTTGCACTGTTTTATGATccttgtttgcttttcagtaCTTGTTGCTTTTATTACTCATTGTACTTTAGTGTTGTATTTGTACGGGACAccatcataccaaaaaaaagtcCTTGTAGGGGCATCTTATTTGGCAATAAACTAAATTCTGATTCTGTAATCAGATCCATTAATCAGTTTGTTACATTAAatgagaactgaactgaaatttaaaaaaaaaaagggaaggtgattgttctctctctctttctctctgacaccctctttgatgtgtgtgctgtgtgtaggtgatGACTGATATAGATGGGAAGCAGGAGTGGAAGGAGTGTTTGGAGGTCCCCGGTGTCAGAATGCCTACGGGATATTATTTTGGTGCCTCCTCAGCCACTGGAGACCTGTCAGGTCAGAGCCGCTTAAAGCTACGAGCCAAAGCAAATGAGCTTTatgcttgttttggttttgggttttggCATGTGgttttgaatgatttgaatttgaatattcTTTGATGGAGCAGTGAGGATCCGTGTTGACAAATTGTTATGCCTGAGGGAAAAATGAGCATATTTGTGTGGATGAATGGAGTTAAAGAGAGTTGTTTTGACAGAGTtgtgctttgtgtctgtgcagatAACCACGATCTGATTTCAATGAAGCTTTATCAGCTCAGTGCGGAGCGTAGTCCtgacgaagaggaggaggccATCTCTCTGCCCAGCGTGGACAACAGAGCACAGTACACAGGTactacaacacacatacacatgcacacgcaaatacacgcacactcaaacaaacacacatgcaccagcACTAAGCATGGTTACACATGATGTAAAAAGGAAAGTCATTCACATTCTTTACCACAAATTCAcactaatacaaacacacacaaacacaccatgcagagacagagtttctctctctctctctctctctctctctctctctctctctttgcccctcCCCTCCATGCCagccatacatacatacatacatat encodes:
- the lman2lb gene encoding lectin, mannose-binding 2-like b; protein product: MVTECEHKQLRKKRPFNDFQGRAHPRRSKMAAIMNRSGWSSSSVVRQFLFPSINYIKKQLILAVLVLLTHLCLGNNDYELDEFLKREFSLTKPYQGVGSSSFSHWDLMGTAMITPECVRLTPDMQSRQGAVWSRLPCYLRDWELRVQFKIHGQGKKNLNGDGMAIWLTKERMQHGPVFGNMNHFTGLAVFVDTYPNEDKQHERVFPYISAMVGNGSLAYDHDRDGRPTELGGCNALVRNSNHDTFLLIRYMHNTLTVMTDIDGKQEWKECLEVPGVRMPTGYYFGASSATGDLSDNHDLISMKLYQLSAERSPDEEEEAISLPSVDNRAQYTVDVEEPGMSGVTLFFTILFSIIGLFVLGVVGVVLYGRWQDNRRKRFY